The following are encoded together in the Zygosaccharomyces rouxii strain CBS732 chromosome C complete sequence genome:
- the RPN2 gene encoding proteasome regulatory particle base subunit RPN2 (similar to uniprot|P32565 Saccharomyces cerevisiae YIL075C RPN2 Subunit of the 26S proteasome substrate of the N-acetyltransferase Nat1p): MSLTTAAPLLALLRENNNSVKSYALNSINEVVGELWSEISNDITEIEALYDDSNFPDRQMAGLVASKVYYNLGEYESAVKFALAAGDRFNIEDRSQYVESIVSKSIEMYIKQSADNFESKGHKQFIDPKLTAIFERMIQKCIAASEFRLALGISLEAFRLDLVEQILKSRLENDSEANALKLINYVLTATITVLDNSVFRKTILNSLFNILMSMKSADYFTVSKVVVNLNNPQLGIQLFEKLNSSENIEVSYQIAFDLVSSGSQELLETLVVELEKRNFDSRLLEILSGLPTCDYHNTFLLNNSNIDVGLLNKSKSCLDGKFSLFHTAVSVANGFMHAGTTDNSFIKANLSWLGKAQNWAKFTATASLGVIHKGNISEGKKVMAPYLPGSRASSRYIKGGSLYGLGLIYAGFGRDIIGYLKSHIVENSSATGDEDIDVLLHGASLGVGLAAMGSSSTEIYEALKEVLYNDSAVSGMAAALGMGLTMLGTGDESAVHDMFTYAQETQHGDISRGLAVGLALINYGRQELAQGLIDDMFANENPILRYGGAYTIALAYAGTGNNTAVKKLLHVAVSDSSDDVRRAAVIALGFVLLRDYTTVPRIVQLLSKSHNAHVRCGTAFALGIACAGRALPSAVDVLEPLTKDSVDFVRQAAMIALSMVLIQQTDKLNPKVADINQNFLNVVTNKHQEGLAKFGACVAQGIMNAGGRNVTIHLENMEMGTLDTRSIVGLAMFSQFWYWFPLSHFLSLSFTPTTVIGVRGNDLAIPKFEFNCHAKQELFSYPKMYEEDSGKEVEKVATAVLSTTARAKARAKKSKKDKDSEDDEKPTESEDKETPAKDEEPKDKDEETSKVKYSSKPYKVENMTRVLPQQARYISFKDDRFAPVRKYKGSTGVIVLTDNKSDEPVGLIETVRQSKDVNAPLPTPFKVDDELDYSRIK, from the coding sequence ATGTCACTTACAACAGCTGCTCCCTTGCTGGCCCTATTAAGGGAGAATAATAATTCTGTGAAATCATATGCCCTAAACTCTATCAATGAGGTTGTAGGTGAACTTTGGTCAGAGATATCCAATGACATTACCGAAATTGAGGCCCTTTACGATGATAGTAACTTCCCTGATCGTCAGATGGCGGGTCTTGTTGCATCAAAGGTCTACTACAACTTAGGTGAATACGAATCTGCAGTAAAGTTTGCCCTGGCTGCTGGTGATCGCTTTAATATCGAAGACAGATCACAGTACGTGGAGAGCATTGTCTCAAAAAGTATCGAGATGTACATCAAGCAATCTGCTGATAATTTTGAATCCAAAGGCCATAAACAGTTTATTGATCCTAAATTAACCGCCATATTCGAAAGAATGATTCAAAAGTGTATTGCTGCATCCGAATTTAGATTGGCACTTGGAATTTCGTTAGAGGCATTCAGATTAGATCTCGTGGaacaaattttgaaatctaGGTTGGAGAATGATTCAGAGGCCAATGCTCTCAAATTGATTAACTACGTTCTTACAGCAACCATCACAGTATTGGATAACTCTGTGTTTAGAAAGACTATTCTAAATTCccttttcaacattttgaTGTCGATGAAATCTGCAGACTATTTCACAGTTTCTAAGGTCGTGGTCAATTTAAACAATCCTCAATTGGGTATTCAACTTTTCGAAAAATTGAACAGCAGCGAGAACATCGAAGTTTCTTATCAAATTGCCTTTGATCTAGTTTCCTCTGGTTCACAAGAATTATTAGAAACTTTAGTGGTTgaattggagaaaagaaattttgattcaagaTTATTGGAAATTCTTTCAGGTCTACCGACATGCGATTATCACAATACCTTTTTACTGAATAACAGTAACATCGATGTTGGTTTGCTGAACAAATCTAAATCTTGCCTAGACGGTAAGTTCTCACTTTTCCACACGGCAGTCAGTGTGGCTAACGGATTCATGCATGCAGGTACTACAGACAACTCATTTATCAAGGCCAATTTATCCTGGTTGGGCAAAGCTCAGAATTGGGCTAAATTTACAGCCACCGCTTCCCTTGGTGTTATTCATAAAGGTAATATTTCAGAAGGTAAAAAAGTTATGGCACCTTACTTACCAGGTAGCCGTGCATCTTCTCGTTACATCAAAGGTGGTTCTCTATATGGTCTTGGATTGATCTACGCTGGTTTCGGTAGGGATATTATCGGTTACTTAAAATCTCACATCGTGGAAAACAGTTCCGCTACaggtgatgaagatatcGATGTGCTGCTACACGGTGCATCTCTAGGTGTTGGTTTAGCGGCCATGGGTTCTTCTAGTACGGAGATTTACGAGGCATTGAAAGAAGTCCTGTACAACGATTCTGCCGTCTCTGGTATGGCAGCTGCTCTAGGTATGGGGTTAACAATGTTGGGTACTGGTGATGAATCTGCTGTACACGACATGTTTACATATGCGCAGGAAACTCAACACGGTGATATTTCTAGAGGTCTAGCTGTTGGGTTGGCTCTCATAAACTATGGTCGTCAAGAATTGGCACAAGGTTTGATCGACGATATGTTTGCAAACGAAAACCCTATCCTGCGTTATGGTGGTGCTTACACTATTGCACTAGCTTATGCTGGTACCGGTAACAACACGGCAGTCAAGAAATTGTTGCATGTTGCTGTGTCAGATTCTAGTGACGATGTGAGAAGAGCCGCTGTTATTGCACTTGGGTTTGTCCTCTTGCGTGATTACACTACAGTGCCAAGAATAGTTCAACTATTGTCTAAATCTCACAATGCCCACGTTCGTTGTGGTACAGCATTTGCACTAGGTATTGCATGCGCTGGTAGAGCTCTACCTTCTGCCGTTGATGTCTTAGAACCTTTGACGAAAGATTCTGTCGACTTTGTTCGTCAAGCTGCCATGATTGCCTTGTCGATGGTTTTAATCCAACAAACAGATAAATTAAACCCTAAGGTTGCCGATATCAATCAAAACTTTTTGAACGTTGTGACAAACAAACACCAGGAAGGTTTAGCCAAGTTTGGTGCATGCGTGGCACAAGGTATCATGAACGCTGGTGGTCGTAATGTGACCATCCATCTAGAAAATATGGAAATGGGTACCTTGGATACCAGGTCCATCGTTGGTTTGGCTATGTTTTCTCAATTCTGGTACTGGTTCCCACTTTCTCACTTCTTATCACTTTCATTTACACCAACCACCGTTATTGGCGTTCGTGGAAATGACTTAGCGATCcccaaatttgaattcaattGTCATGCTAAGCAAGAACTCTTTTCCTATCCAAAGATGTATGAAGAGGACTCTGGaaaagaagtggaaaaggTGGCGACTGCAGTGCTTTCCACAACTGCGAGAGCAAAGGCAAGAGCAAAGAAATCGaaaaaggataaagatagtgaagatgatgaaaagcCAACTGAATCCGAAGACAAAGAGACGCCAGCAAAGGACGAAGAACCTAAGGATAAGGATGAAGAGACCTCCAAGGTAAAGTATTCCTCAAAACCTTACAAAGTTGAAAATATGACACGTGTTTTACCACAGCAAGCAAGGtacatttctttcaaagatgatcGTTTTGCGCCAGTCCGTAAATACAAGGGCAGTACTGGTGTAATTGTATTAACAGATAATAAATCTGATGAACCTGTGGGATTAATCGAAACCGTCAGACAAAGTAAAGATGTGAATGCACCATTACCAACGCCATTTAAGGTTGACGATGAACTCGATTACTCTAggataaaataa
- the UTP7 gene encoding Utp7p (highly similar to uniprot|P40055 Saccharomyces cerevisiae YER082C) → MSSSNSKNTFRQRENQNKFERPINNVSKTKKRSKDKKLKAGLKRIDDQYKDAVSSAAATEYLLPESTGFLEAEDEMEKTFKVRQSDIRDSVDVTTANKALDLSLKEFGPYSVDYSRNGTHLLISGRKGHVASMDWRKGQLRAELNLNETCHAATYLQNEQFFAVAQKKYTFIYDHEGIELHRLKQHIEARHLEFLPYHYLLATAGETGWLKYQDVSTGQLVSEASTKAGPTTAMAQNPWNAIVHLGHNNGTVSLWSPSMPEPLVKLLTARGPVTDLAIDRSGHYMVTTGTDKSMKIWDIRNFKELHTVKNLPTPASNVTISDSGLLAVSRGPHVTLWKDALSASSDAKPCFGSKRGLSSRNTPYMQHLFAGNKVDNMKFVPFEDLLGVGHGTGVTNLIIPGAGEANYDALEINPYETKKQRQEQEVRTLLNKLPADSITLDPNVIGTVDNRASSVRLTAKDLAEITNESLDKNKNQKDIPEVNPDVRGKNSGLRGFLRKKTQNVIDERKLRVQKQLDKEKGARKRKAESNGEDYMEEPTDAVDQALSRFG, encoded by the coding sequence ATGAGTAGCTCGAACTCAAAAAATACCTTCAGGCAAAGAGAGAATCAGAACAAGTTTGAGAGGCCTATAAATAATGTGTCCAAAACTAAGAAGAGAAGTAAGGATAAGAAGTTAAAGGCAGGTCTCAAGAGGATCGATGATCAGTATAAGGATGCAGTTTCCTCTGCAGCTGCTACTGAGTACCTGCTACCTGAATCTACGGGTTTCTTGGAggctgaagatgaaatggaaaagACATTTAAGGTTAGGCAATCCGATATACGGGACAGTGTTGATGTGACGACTGCCAACAAGGCCTTAGATCTTTCGTTAAAGGAATTTGGACCTTATTCAGTAGATTACAGTAGGAATGGTACACATCTTCTCATATCGGGACGTAAAGGCCATGTAGCGTCAATGGATTGGAGGAAGGGCCAGCTAAGAGCAGAATTAAACTTAAATGAAACATGTCATGCTGCTACTTATTTGCAAAATGAACAGTTTTTTGCCGTAGCTCAAAAGAAGTATACTTTTATCTATGATCACGAAGGTATTGAACTGCATAGATTGAAACAACACATCGAAGCAAGAcatttggaatttctaCCATATCACTATCTATTGGCAACAGCTGGTGAAACCGGTTGGCTCAAATATCAAGATGTGTCTACCGGTCAATTAGTCTCTGAAGCCTCCACCAAAGCTGGTCCTACGACAGCCATGGCCCAAAATCCATGGAACGCTATAGTTCATCTGGGACACAATAATGGTACCGTTTCTCTATGGTCACCATCGATGCCTGAGCCCTTGGTGAAATTATTGACCGCAAGGGGACCCGTGACAGATTTAGCTATCGATCGTAGTGGTCATTACATGGTTACAACCGGAACTGATAAGtcgatgaagatttggGATATAAGAAATTTTAAGGAATTGCATACGGTAAAAAACCTCCCTACTCCTGCTAGTAATGTGACAATTTCAGATTCTGGTTTACTAGCGGTGTCTCGCGGTCCTCATGTTACACTGTGGAAGGACGCCCTTAGCGCTAGTTCAGATGCAAAACCATGCTTTGGATCCAAGAGAGGTCTTTCCTCAAGAAACACACCCTACATGCAACATCTATTCGCTGGTAATAAGGTGGATAATATGAAATTTGTCCCATTCGAAGATTTGCTTGGTGTAGGTCATGGTACCGGTGTCACCAATTTAATCATCCCAGGTGCGGGTGAAGCTAACTACGATGCATTAGAAATCAATCCTTATGAGACTAAGAAACAAagacaagaacaagaagtcAGGACATTGCTTAACAAATTGCCAGCAGATTCGATTACTTTGGATCCAAATGTCATCGGTACCGTGGATAATCGTGCATCTAGTGTTAGATTAACCGCTAAGGATTTGGCAGAGATAACAAATGAGTCTCTGGATAAAAATAAGAATCAAAAAGATATTCCAGAAGTTAACCCTGATGTTAGGGGTAAAAATTCAGGTCTTCGTGGATTCCTACGTAAGAAGACTCAAAATgttattgatgaaagaaAACTAAGAGTACAGAAACAATTAGATAAGGAGAAGGGGgcaaggaaaagaaaggCTGAAAGTAATGGTGAAGATTATATGGAAGAACCTACCGACGCCGTAGACCAAGCTTTAAGCAGATTTGGTTAA
- a CDS encoding dihydroorotate dehydrogenase 2 (similar to uniprot|Q6V3W9 Saccharomyces kluyveri URA9 Dihydroorotate dehydrogenase mitochondrial precursor) yields the protein MFARNCLQLATRRSFVTNTRRQVLKSSILPSGLVWTVSLLGASAFYFYAMNSRSAIHEYVICPIFRLITPDPEDGHNLGIWCLKWKLAPRLFFDNDPESLHIDVFGKKLSNPIGCAAGLDKNAEAIDGIMPGGFGYMEVGTVTPLPQPGNPKPRFFRLPLDEAVINRYGFNSGGHDTVYENLSKRVKSYMSSYFTDKKAVENLSLYKNKLLAVNLGKNKTGDEFADYLKGVEKFQSLADALVINVSSPNTPGLRDLQAESKLTTLLSQIVTKRDSLVGQGNALGQNSHKPPILVKIAPDLNDEALKSVVESAKNSQIDGIVVSNTTIQRPDTLITQNESLKNQTGGLSGKPLKPLSLKALKNVAKYAKGSNLVLVGCGGISTGKDALEFGKAGASFVQLYTAYAYRGPGLVAKIKDELADELKKENKTWTQIIGEDVK from the coding sequence ATGTTTGCCAGAAACTGCCTTCAACTAGCAACTAGAAGGTCTTTTGTGACAAATACTCGTCGTCAAGTGCTTAAATCTAGTATTTTACCCAGTGGATTAGTATGGACCGTCAGTTTATTAGGTGCGAGCGCATTTTACTTCTATGCCATGAATTCGAGATCTGCTATTCATGAATACGTGATATGTCCAATTTTTAGATTAATTACACCTGATCCTGAAGATGGCCACAATCTAGGTATTTGGTGCTTGAAATGGAAACTAGCACCAAGATTGTTCTTTGACAACGACCCTGAATCTCTTCACATTGATgtatttggtaaaaaattgagCAACCCAATTGGATGTGCTGCTGGACTTGATAAGAATGCTGAAGCAATCGACGGTATTATGCCAGGTGGATTTGGTTACATGGAAGTTGGAACCGTAACACCATTACCTCAACCTGGTAATCCAAAGCCAAGGTTCTTTAGATTACCACTAGACGAAGCTGTTATCAACAGATATGGGTTCAATTCTGGAGGTCATGATACTGTCTATGAGAACTTATCCAAACGTGTAAAAAGTTATATGAGCTCTTATTTTACTGACAAGAAAGCCGTTGAGAACTTATCTCTTTATAAGAACAAACTGCTAGCGGTCAACTTGGGTAAGAATAAAACAGGCGATGAATTCGCGGATTATTTGAAAGGtgtggaaaaatttcaatccCTGGCTGATGCTCTTGTTATCAACGTTTCTTCACCCAATACACCAGGTCTAAGAGATTTACAGGCCGAGAGTAAATTGACCACTCTTTTATCTCAGATTGTTACCAAGAGGGATTCTCTTGTAGGTCAAGGCAATGCATTGGGTCAAAATTCTCACAAACCCCCTATTTTGGTTAAGATTGCACCTGATTTGAATGATGAAGCCTTAAAATCAGTTGTAGAATCAGCCAAGAACTCACAAATTGATGGTATTGTGGTTTCTAACACTACCATTCAAAGACCTGACACTCTAATCACTCAAAATGAAAGCTTGAAGAACCAAACTGGTGGTCTTTCAGGGAAACCTTTAAAACCATTATCTTTGAaagcattgaaaaatgttgCCAAGTATGCAAAGGGTTCCAACCTAGTTCTTGTTGGTTGTGGTGGTATTTCAACTGGTAAAGATGCACTTGAATTTGGTAAAGCTGGTGCatcttttgttcaattgtACACTGCGTATGCTTACAGGGGTCCAGGCCTTGTAGCCAAgattaaagatgaattggcagatgaattgaagaaggaaaacAAGACATGGACCCAAATCATTGGTGAGGATGTCAAATAA
- the GET2 gene encoding GET complex subunit GET2 (similar to uniprot|P40056 Saccharomyces cerevisiae YER083C RMD7 Required for Meiotic nuclear Division functions in DNA replication and damage response Protein involved in cell wall function): MSELSDAEKRRILKERRQKKFGSGGGTNRLNKITGQADSLMSTESTLDQRERTPEAAINTRQNEAGNNQSTTDNNPQVSLLKQLAEQDRQEGSEAPPDLMSMLQSMTGGDAKNGTPPTLGTPPAPVDQSMLDYHNYLVNRLKAWSIIIKWIVLLPYMYVVTHDVPLSLPFGLMDSSNFFSVLMGFEIVATSIYYKRLQSIEKGTSVNTMMHGSMIAKLISLIPDQAPQQKNLKSRLFTLLQYWDVVSMLITDICFVLVVLGIFTHI; encoded by the coding sequence ATGAGTGAATTAAGTGATGCTGAGAAGCGTCGAATCCTTAAGGAGAGAAGACAGAAGAAGTTCGGCAGTGGTGGCGGAACCAATAGATTGAATAAAATCACCGGTCAGGCTGACAGCCTCATGAGCACTGAATCCACACTGGACCAAAGAGAAAGGACTCCAGAAGCAGCTATCAACACCAGACAGAATGAAGCTGGAAATAACCAATCTACCACTGATAACAATCCACAAGTATCACTCCTCAAACAGCTGGCAGAGCAAGATCGCCAAGAGGGCAGTGAAGCACCACCAGATTTGATGTCAATGCTTCAATCAATGACTGGCGGTGATGCAAAGAATGGAACACCACCTACGTTGGGAACACCACCGGCACCTGTTGATCAATCTATGTTAGATTACCACAATTATTTGGTCAATAGATTGAAAGCATGGTCTATCATCATAAAATGGATAGTATTACTGCCTTACATGTATGTGGTTACACACGATGTGCCTTTGTCGTTACCATTTGGGCTTATggattcttccaatttcttctctgtATTGATGGGATTTGAAATCGTGGCTACTTCCATATACTACAAGAGATTgcaatcaattgaaaaggGCACTAGTGTGAATACAATGATGCATGGTAGTATGATTGCCAAATTAATCTCATTAATTCCTGATCAAGCACCTCAAcagaaaaatttgaaatcacGTCTTTTCACTTTATTACAGTATTGGGACGTTGTGTCAATGTTAATTACAGATATATGTTTTGTACTTGTCGTACTGGGAATATTTACTCATATATAA
- the SEC28 gene encoding coatomer subunit epsilon (similar to uniprot|P40509 Saccharomyces cerevisiae YIL076W SEC28 Part of a heptameric protein complex that regulates retrograde Golgi-to-ER protein traffic in eukaryotic cells coatomer forms the COP I vesicle coat whose functions are essential epsilon-COP coatomer subunit Sec28p), whose product MNYFTIKQNYYAGDFTQSLQEISKFNKVSDDTLVFYKSQSQIELGQFEPQSTSTPLEQAFAAYYEFLQTRDLNKLSNQISKETGSPFELYVLASGEAILGQFEESLMTCVQGIDNDEQVGTSELLLLAVQVALLNGQTSTAQTMLQNYNAANEDSISSEDEIVISLAESYVKFATNQETARSNFYYFEELSQTFPTWKTQLGLLNVHLQLGNLPEAQSILETLESEYYSVEQKQVAQQYKQHLLASKISLFIAQGNEDVDQLRQQLVQEAPENSYVKQHKEATAKFDEVVAKYSS is encoded by the coding sequence ATGAATTATTTCACTATCAAGCAGAATTACTACGCTGGTGATTTTACCCAATCATTGCAAGAGATCAGCAAGTTTAACAAAGTTAGTGATGACACGTTAGTGTTCTACAAATCTCAATCTCAGATTGAATTGGGTCAGTTCGAGCCTCAGAGTACATCAACACCATTGGAACAAGCATTTGCAGCATATTACGAGTTTTTGCAGACTAGagatttgaataaattgTCAAACCAAATCTCAAAGGAAACCGGTTCCCCATTCGAGTTGTATGTATTGGCATCTGGTGAAGCCATCTTGGGTCAATTCGAGGAATCTTTGATGACATGTGTTCAGGGTATTGATAACGATGAACAAGTTGGGACATCTGAACTATTACTACTTGCTGTGCAAGTAGCATTATTAAACGGCCAAACATCGACAGCTCAAACCATGTTGCAAAATTATAACGCTGCAAATGAAGATAGCATTTCCAgcgaagatgaaattgtcATCTCCCTAGCGGAATCCTACGTTAAATTTGCAACGAATCAAGAAACTGCCAGATCTAACTTTTACtactttgaagaattgtcCCAAACTTTTCCCACTTGGAAGACTCAATTGGGTCTACTGAACGTACATTTGCAACTTGGGAATCTACCAGAAGCCCAATCCATCTTAGAAACATTGGAATCTGAATACTACAGTGTAGAACAAAAACAGGTGGCTCAACAGTACAAACAACACCTTTTGGCtagtaaaatttcattatttaTCGCTCaaggtaatgaagatgTGGATCAACTAAGGCAACAGTTGGTGCAAGAAGCACCTGAGAATTCTTATGTTAAACAACACAAGGAAGCCACGGCAAAATTCGATGAAGTGGTAGCCAAATACAGCTCATAG
- the RCI37 gene encoding Rci37p (similar to uniprot|P40508 Saccharomyces cerevisiae YIL077C Hypothetical ORF) codes for MSMNEDAKRRTEMVNMSKQPWFNAAYKAALTFYEKDSQLDSKDRLELSKTYKSIATAQLYGGWLGFSASFLTPFFWQFYKTNSIKGVKVPRNFILSILVMMGSSHFSSNYAYKKKLNELNPTGTFQNSNLYGDDLGSETDQPAKSNAQRQWEMMQVLRNGGSTKWAAYFYLTFQNPERRLPDPKVKFNEMIQGQGQMRPGGLLQNRDILGLYTGPEAERRRREGITEGKQQEQPSKSSWDSIREENGVPGGASSSNGLGSSWNKLREGNFSQEKPRDEQEFSNDESDPFAVVDHPSQSEFDTMLERERRGGED; via the coding sequence ATGTCAATGAATGAGGATGCAAAGAGGAGAACAGAGATGGTGAACATGTCGAAGCAGCCTTGGTTTAACGCTGCCTATAAGGCTGCATTGACATTTTATGAAAAGGACAGTCAGTTGGATTCCAAGGATAGATTAGAGTTATCGAAGACATACAAAAGCATTGCTACTGCTCAGTTGTATGGTGGATGGCTAGGGTTCTCAGCATCCTTCTTAACACCATTTTTCTGGCAGTTTTACAAGACAAACAGTATTAAGGGAGTTAAAGTACCTCGCAATTTTATTCTGAGTATACTGGTAATGATGGGCAGTTCACACTTTTCAAGTAATTATGCTtataagaagaaattaaatgaGTTGAATCCCACTGGAACCTTCCAAAATAGCAATCTTTATGGTGATGATTTGGGCAGCGAAACTGATCAACCTGCTAAGAGTAATGCTCAGAGACAGTGGGAAATGATGCAAGTTTTACGCAATGGTGGCTCTACTAAATGGGCAGCTTACTTTTACTTGACTTTTCAAAACCCAGAGAGACGTCTGCCTGATCCTAAGGtgaaatttaatgaaatgATTCAGGGCCAAGGGCAAATGAGACCAGGTGGGCTCTTACAAAACAGAGATATACTGGGGTTGTATACAGGACCTGAAGCTGAAAGGAGACGTAGAGAAGGAATTACTGAGGGAAAACAGCAGGAGCAACCATCTAAATCATCCTGGGATTCTATTCGTGAGGAGAACGGTGTGCCTGGTGGAGCTTCGTCATCTAATGGATTAGGATCTTCTTGGAACAAGCTAAGGGAGGGCAATTTTTCACAGGAAAAGCCACGGGATGAGCAAGAATTTTCTAACGATGAAAGTGATCCTTTTGCTGTCGTAGATCATCCATCTCAATCAGAATTTGATACGATGCTTGAGCGGGAAAGAAGAGGTGGCGAGGATTGA